From the genome of Atribacterota bacterium, one region includes:
- the obgE gene encoding GTPase ObgE has translation MFIDEIIINVKAGKGGDGCVSFRRERFIPRGGPDGGDGGRGGNVFIQVDSQIKTLIEYKRNPHHKAENGEGGSGRKKNGKKGKDLILRVPVGTVVENMKDHNIIADLSEPGERVCVAYGGSGGKGNYRFRNSIIQSPRFAQKGEFGEEKTVKLNLKLIADAALIGFPNVGKSTLLSRVSAAKPKIADYPFTTIEPYLGIVYVDSYNQFILADIPGLIEGAHQGAGLGIRFLKHIERTKVLVHMIDGSKISEKNIMEDYTTVKNELKQFSQSLKNKKELIVINKCDLPEVEKRIEEIRNIFSKKSKNIFFISAVTGKGVQELIYQIFKNINLVEKKELTPVFHPQNKIAHYRYKPAFIIRREGKQFVIEGEKISKLVYQYDLANPQALKYLQEKLKGLGIEKVLKQKGARDGDIVRIGEKEFYFFS, from the coding sequence ATGTTTATTGATGAAATAATAATAAATGTTAAAGCTGGAAAGGGTGGTGATGGTTGCGTCAGTTTTCGAAGAGAACGGTTTATACCAAGAGGTGGTCCTGATGGTGGTGATGGAGGAAGAGGAGGAAATGTATTTATTCAAGTTGATTCACAAATAAAAACCTTAATTGAATATAAAAGGAATCCCCATCACAAAGCAGAAAATGGGGAAGGAGGAAGTGGTCGTAAAAAGAATGGTAAAAAAGGTAAGGATTTAATTTTAAGAGTCCCGGTGGGAACTGTTGTGGAAAATATGAAAGATCATAATATTATTGCAGATTTATCTGAGCCTGGGGAAAGAGTTTGTGTTGCCTATGGCGGATCAGGGGGGAAAGGTAATTATCGTTTTAGAAATTCAATTATTCAATCACCTAGGTTTGCCCAGAAAGGAGAATTTGGAGAAGAAAAAACTGTTAAATTAAACTTGAAATTAATTGCGGATGCTGCTTTAATAGGATTCCCTAACGTTGGTAAATCAACCCTCTTATCTAGAGTATCTGCAGCTAAACCTAAAATCGCAGATTACCCCTTTACAACCATTGAACCTTATTTGGGTATAGTATATGTTGATAGCTATAACCAGTTCATTCTTGCTGATATTCCGGGATTGATTGAGGGAGCTCATCAAGGAGCGGGATTGGGGATTCGCTTTTTAAAGCATATTGAAAGAACTAAAGTTCTTGTTCATATGATTGATGGATCAAAAATATCTGAAAAAAACATTATGGAAGATTATACTACCGTAAAGAATGAATTGAAGCAGTTTTCACAAAGCTTGAAAAATAAAAAAGAATTAATTGTAATTAATAAATGTGACTTACCAGAAGTGGAAAAAAGGATAGAAGAGATAAGAAATATTTTTTCTAAAAAGAGTAAAAATATATTTTTTATTTCAGCTGTTACTGGTAAAGGTGTTCAAGAATTGATTTATCAAATATTTAAAAACATTAATCTTGTTGAAAAAAAGGAGTTAACACCTGTTTTTCATCCACAAAACAAGATTGCTCATTATAGGTATAAGCCCGCCTTTATTATCAGGAGAGAAGGGAAGCAGTTTGTGATAGAAGGAGAAAAAATAAGTAAATTAGTTTATCAGTATGATCTAGCTAATCCTCAGGCATTAAAATATTTGCAGGAGAAATTAAAAGGTTTGGGAATTGAGAAAGTACTTAAACAAAAAGGGGCTCGAGATGGAGACATAGTAAGAATTGGCGAAAAGGAATTTTACTTTTTTTCTTAG